A DNA window from Drosophila virilis strain 15010-1051.87 chromosome 4, Dvir_AGI_RSII-ME, whole genome shotgun sequence contains the following coding sequences:
- the Ndae1 gene encoding sodium-driven chloride bicarbonate exchanger isoform X10 gives MASKQTTTLGNLENFLVRCAIRDKVDASMPQQAQTQKAQLKHIHGNGRLPNVITTDSSRPWNMNSSSGDDEAPKDPRTGGEDFTQQFTENDFEVTPPAQRVQFILGEDVDDGSHVSHPLFSEMGMLVKEGDEIEWKETARWIKFEEDVEEGGNRWSKPHVATLSLHSLFELRGLLLNGSVMLDMEANNLELVADLVCDQMVSGGTLPASVKDKVKDALLRRHRHQHEYAKKSRLPIIRSLADMRNQSSSKMEEQSGNALMATTPLSLTASEPGPPGNTNGSTNALGMGMGRFLTVPGKPSNRTLEDMIKSPSSHSMARQTSGTELAEQQHKGNTHFMRKIPPGAEASNILVGEVDFLERTLSCFIRLSQAAVMGDLTEVPVPTRFIFILLGPPGSQSNFHEIGRAMATLMSDEIFHEVAYRARKRDHLLAGVDEFLDAVTVLPPGEWDPTIRIEPPAAIPSQEVRKRPPELPKEEIDEEEEEQRLREESGLSRTGRLFGGLINDIKRKAPWYWSDYRDALSMQCVASWIFLYFACLSPIITFGGLLSEATGKNMAAMESLVSGFVCGMGYGFFSGQPLTILGSTGPVLVFESIVYEFSMAQGWDYMTFRFWIGMWVAVICIVLTAIDASALVCYITRFTEENFATLIAVIFVYKAIENVFVIGKTFPVNQGIYDCICTPPLHSNASVLDFAKYKWDSCESYNGTLSGTDCGRPPTENVFLMSVVLCSGTFIFSTVLKEFKNALFFPSIVRQYISDFSVLIAIFAMTFFDYSLGVPTQKLEVPHELKPTLSTRGWLIPPFSEKNPWWSAIIAVFPALLGTILIFMDQQITAVIVNRKENKLKKGCGYHLDLFVLSGLIAICSVMGLPWFVAATVLSINHVNSLKLESECSAPGEKPQFLGVREQRVTHIMIFLTIGGSVLLTPLLGHIPMPVLFGVFLYMGVASLKGLQFFDRILIMFMPAKYQPDYMFLRQVPIKRVHLFTIIQLACLIILWLIKSFSQTSILFPLMLVVMIGIRKSLDFVFTRRELKILDDIMPEMTKRAAADDLHQLDAEVGFCQKYLPCFGGRGKREPKGSLDGGLDGGNNAVALIKCNTSNANEKEFEAQSSLLKK, from the exons GATCCGCGCACCGGCGGCGAGGACTTTACCCAACAATTTACAGAAAACGATTTCGAGG TGACGCCGCCCGCACAACGTGTACAGTTTATATTGGGCGAGGATGTGGATGATGGTTCGCATGTGTCGCATCCTCTGTTCTCTGAGATGGGCATGCTGGTGAAGGAGGGCGATGAGATTGAGTGGAAGGAGACGGCACGCTGGATTAAGTTCGAGGAGGATGTGGAGGAGGGCGGCAATCGCTGGTCCAAACCGCATGTGGCCACGCTCTCGCTGCACTCGCTGTTTGAGCTGCGTGGTCTGCTCCTCAATGGCAGCGTCATGCTGGACATGGAGGCCAATAATCTGGAGCTGGTTGCCGATCTCGTCTGCGATCAAATGGTCAGCGGCGGCACGCTGCCCGCTAGCGTCAAGGACAAGGTAAAGGATGCGCTACTGCGCCGACATCGCCATCAGCACGAGTATGCAAAGAAGTCGCGATTGCCCATCATACGTTCCCTGGCGGACATGCGCAATCAGTCGTCATCAAAAA TGGAAGagcagtctggcaacgctttAATGGCTACCACGCCCCTATCGCTGACCGCCAGCGAGCCTGGACCCCCTGGCAATACCAATGGCAGTACCAATGCactgggaatgggaatgggtcGTTTTCTAACGGTGCCCGGCAAGCCCAGCAACAGAACGCTTG AGGACATGATTAAGAGTCCCAGCAGCCATTCGATGGCCAGACAGACCAGCGGCACAGAGCTGGCCGAGCAACAACACAAGGGCAATACGCATTTTATGCGCAAAATACCACCAGGAGCGGAGGCAAGCAACATTCTAGTGGGCGAGGTGGACTTCCTAGAGCGCACACTCTCCTGTTTCATACGTCTCAGCCAGGCGGCAGTCATGGGCGATCTCACCGAGGTGCCAGTGCCAACCAG ATTCATTTTTATACTACTGGGTCCGCCGGGCAGCCAGAGCAATTTCCATGAGATTGGACGTGCCATGGCCACGCTGATGTCGGACGAGATCTTCCATGAAGTTGCGTATAGAGCACGCAAGCGCGATCACTTGCTCGCTGGCGTGGATGAGTTTCTGGATGCGGTTACAGTATTACCACCCGGAGAATGGGATCCAACCATACGGATTGAGCCGCCGGCGGCTATACCATCGCAGGAGGTGCGTAAGCGACCGCCCGAGCTGCCCAAGGAGGAGAtcgacgaggaggaggaggagcaacGTTTGCGCGAAGAGTCGGGTCTCTCGCGTACGGGTCGCCTATTTGGCGGTCTGATCAATGATATTAAACGCAAGGCGCCCTGGTACTGGAGCGATTACCGTGATGCGCTGTCCATGCAGTGCGTAGCTTCGTGGATTTTCCTGTATTTCGCCTGCTTGTCCCCCATCATTACGTTTGGTGGCCTGCTGTCGGAGGCCACGGGCAAGAATATGGCGGCAATGGAGTCGCTGGTCTCCGGATTTGTTTGCGGCATGGGTTATGGCTTCTTTTCTGGTCAGCCATTAACAATTTTAGGTTCCACCGGTCCAGTGCTAGTCTTCGAGTCGATTGTCTATGAGTTCTCGATGGCTCAGGGTTGGGACTATATGACATTCCGCTTCTGGATCGGCATGTGGGTCGCCGTCATCTGTATCGTCCTGACCGCAATCGATGCCAGCGCGCTCGTCTGCTATATAACACGCTTCACCGAGGAGAACTTTGCCACCCTTATCGCGGTTATCTTTGTCTACAAGGCCATCGAGAATGTGTTTGTCATTGGCAAGACCTTCCCGGTCAATCAGGGCATCTATGATTGCATCTGTACTCCGCCGCTGCACAGTAATGCCAGCGTCCTTGACTTTGCCAAATACAAATGGGACTCCTGTGAG TCCTACAATGGCACACTGAGTGGCACCGATTGCGGCAGGCCACCCACCGAGAACGTCTTCCTTATGTCCGTGGTTCTGTGCTCCGGTACATTTATCTTCTCCACCGTTCTCAAGGAATTCAAGAACGCGCTGTTCTTCCCATCGATTGTGCGACAATACATAAGCGATTTCTCCGTTCTGATTGCCATCTTTGCCATGACCTTCTTTGACTACTCACTCGGCGTTCCCACACAGAAACTGGAGGTGCCTCACGAGCTGAAGCCCACGTTGAGCACACGCGGCTGGCTCATACCGCCGTTTAGCGAGAAGAATCCTTGGTGGTCGGCGATCATTGCGGTATTCCCAGCACTGCTGGGCACCATACTCATCTTTATGGATCAACAAATTACGGCCGTGATTGTCAATCGCAAGGAGAACAAGTTGAAGAAGGGCTGCGGCTATCACTTGGATCTGTTTGTGCTCTCCGGACTGATTGCAATCTGCAGCGTAATGGGTTTGCCCTG GTTCGTGGCGGCCACTGTGCTAAGCATCAATCATGTCAACTCGCTGAAACTGGAATCGGAGTGCAGTGCCCCTGGCGAGAAGCCGCAGTTCTTGGGAGTGCGCGAGCAGCGCGTGACTCACATCATGATCTTCCTGACCATCGGCGGTTCGGTGCTGTTGACACCGCTGCTCGGACACATACCAATGCCGGTGCTCTTTGGCGTCTTCTTGTACATGGGCGTGGCCTCGCTCAAGGGTCTGCAGTTCTTCGATCGTATTCTAATCATGTTCATGCCGGCCAAATATCAGCCGGACTACATGTTCCTGCGTCAG GTACCCATCAAGCGTGTGCATCTGTTTACCATTATACAGTTGGCCTGTCTGATTATCTTGTGGCTGATTAAGAGCTTCTCCCAGACCTCGATACTCTTCCCACTGATGTTGGTGGTTATGATTGGCATACGCAAGTCCTTGGACTTTGTGTTCACGCGACGTGAGTTGAAAATACTTGATGATATTATGCCAGAGATGACGAAACGTGCGGCCGCCGATGATCTGCATCAACTGGACGCTGAGGTGGGCTTTTGTCAGAAATATTTACCCTGTTTTGGTGGTCGCGGCAAGCGCGAACCAAAGGGCAGCCTCGATGGTGGCTTGGACGGCGGCAACAATGCCGTCGCTCTAATCAAGTGCAATACCTCAAATGCAAATGAGAAGGAGTTCGAGGCACAAAGTAGTTTGCTCAAAAAGTAA
- the Ndae1 gene encoding electroneutral sodium bicarbonate exchanger 1 isoform X9 encodes MASKQTTTLGNLENFLVRCAIRDKVDASMPQQAQTQKAQLKHIHGNGRLPNVITTDSSRPWNMNSSSGDDEAPKDPRTGGEDFTQQFTENDFEGHRAHTVYVGVHVPGGRRHSQRRRKHHHSGGTGAAAGAAAAAGGAAGAGRDSISDKQQEVERPVTPPAQRVQFILGEDVDDGSHVSHPLFSEMGMLVKEGDEIEWKETARWIKFEEDVEEGGNRWSKPHVATLSLHSLFELRGLLLNGSVMLDMEANNLELVADLVCDQMVSGGTLPASVKDKVKDALLRRHRHQHEYAKKSRLPIIRSLADMRNQSSSKNATGQSLHATSPGFGSDGCRTPVTSIFVSSKDQRGCYLAVPTEDMIKSPSSHSMARQTSGTELAEQQHKGNTHFMRKIPPGAEASNILVGEVDFLERTLSCFIRLSQAAVMGDLTEVPVPTRFIFILLGPPGSQSNFHEIGRAMATLMSDEIFHEVAYRARKRDHLLAGVDEFLDAVTVLPPGEWDPTIRIEPPAAIPSQEVRKRPPELPKEEIDEEEEEQRLREESGLSRTGRLFGGLINDIKRKAPWYWSDYRDALSMQCVASWIFLYFACLSPIITFGGLLSEATGKNMAAMESLVSGFVCGMGYGFFSGQPLTILGSTGPVLVFESIVYEFSMAQGWDYMTFRFWIGMWVAVICIVLTAIDASALVCYITRFTEENFATLIAVIFVYKAIENVFVIGKTFPVNQGIYDCICTPPLHSNASVLDFAKYKWDSCESYNGTLSGTDCGRPPTENVFLMSVVLCSGTFIFSTVLKEFKNALFFPSIVRQYISDFSVLIAIFAMTFFDYSLGVPTQKLEVPHELKPTLSTRGWLIPPFSEKNPWWSAIIAVFPALLGTILIFMDQQITAVIVNRKENKLKKGCGYHLDLFVLSGLIAICSVMGLPWFVAATVLSINHVNSLKLESECSAPGEKPQFLGVREQRVTHIMIFLTIGGSVLLTPLLGHIPMPVLFGVFLYMGVASLKGLQFFDRILIMFMPAKYQPDYMFLRQVPIKRVHLFTIIQLACLIILWLIKSFSQTSILFPLMLVVMIGIRKSLDFVFTRRELKILDDIMPEMTKRAAADDLHQLDAEVGFCQKYLPCFGGRGKREPKGSLDGGLDGGNNAVALIKCNTSNANEKEFEAQSSLLKK; translated from the exons GATCCGCGCACCGGCGGCGAGGACTTTACCCAACAATTTACAGAAAACGATTTCGAGG GACACCGCGCACACACCGTTTATGTGGGCGTGCACGTGCCGGGAGGACGACGGCATTCGCAGCGGCGCCGCAAGCATCACCACAGCGGCGGCACaggtgcagcagcaggcgcagcagctgctgctggcggcgccGCTGGCGCTGGCAGAGACAGCATCAGCGATAAGCAACAGGAAGTGGAGCGTCCAG TGACGCCGCCCGCACAACGTGTACAGTTTATATTGGGCGAGGATGTGGATGATGGTTCGCATGTGTCGCATCCTCTGTTCTCTGAGATGGGCATGCTGGTGAAGGAGGGCGATGAGATTGAGTGGAAGGAGACGGCACGCTGGATTAAGTTCGAGGAGGATGTGGAGGAGGGCGGCAATCGCTGGTCCAAACCGCATGTGGCCACGCTCTCGCTGCACTCGCTGTTTGAGCTGCGTGGTCTGCTCCTCAATGGCAGCGTCATGCTGGACATGGAGGCCAATAATCTGGAGCTGGTTGCCGATCTCGTCTGCGATCAAATGGTCAGCGGCGGCACGCTGCCCGCTAGCGTCAAGGACAAGGTAAAGGATGCGCTACTGCGCCGACATCGCCATCAGCACGAGTATGCAAAGAAGTCGCGATTGCCCATCATACGTTCCCTGGCGGACATGCGCAATCAGTCGTCATCAAAAA ACGCAACTGGGCAATCATTGCATGCCACATCGCCTGGTTTCGGTTCGGATGGATGCCGTACACCCGTGACGTCTATCTTTGTGTCCAGTAAGGATCAGCGTGGTTGTTATCTCGCTGTTCCCACAG AGGACATGATTAAGAGTCCCAGCAGCCATTCGATGGCCAGACAGACCAGCGGCACAGAGCTGGCCGAGCAACAACACAAGGGCAATACGCATTTTATGCGCAAAATACCACCAGGAGCGGAGGCAAGCAACATTCTAGTGGGCGAGGTGGACTTCCTAGAGCGCACACTCTCCTGTTTCATACGTCTCAGCCAGGCGGCAGTCATGGGCGATCTCACCGAGGTGCCAGTGCCAACCAG ATTCATTTTTATACTACTGGGTCCGCCGGGCAGCCAGAGCAATTTCCATGAGATTGGACGTGCCATGGCCACGCTGATGTCGGACGAGATCTTCCATGAAGTTGCGTATAGAGCACGCAAGCGCGATCACTTGCTCGCTGGCGTGGATGAGTTTCTGGATGCGGTTACAGTATTACCACCCGGAGAATGGGATCCAACCATACGGATTGAGCCGCCGGCGGCTATACCATCGCAGGAGGTGCGTAAGCGACCGCCCGAGCTGCCCAAGGAGGAGAtcgacgaggaggaggaggagcaacGTTTGCGCGAAGAGTCGGGTCTCTCGCGTACGGGTCGCCTATTTGGCGGTCTGATCAATGATATTAAACGCAAGGCGCCCTGGTACTGGAGCGATTACCGTGATGCGCTGTCCATGCAGTGCGTAGCTTCGTGGATTTTCCTGTATTTCGCCTGCTTGTCCCCCATCATTACGTTTGGTGGCCTGCTGTCGGAGGCCACGGGCAAGAATATGGCGGCAATGGAGTCGCTGGTCTCCGGATTTGTTTGCGGCATGGGTTATGGCTTCTTTTCTGGTCAGCCATTAACAATTTTAGGTTCCACCGGTCCAGTGCTAGTCTTCGAGTCGATTGTCTATGAGTTCTCGATGGCTCAGGGTTGGGACTATATGACATTCCGCTTCTGGATCGGCATGTGGGTCGCCGTCATCTGTATCGTCCTGACCGCAATCGATGCCAGCGCGCTCGTCTGCTATATAACACGCTTCACCGAGGAGAACTTTGCCACCCTTATCGCGGTTATCTTTGTCTACAAGGCCATCGAGAATGTGTTTGTCATTGGCAAGACCTTCCCGGTCAATCAGGGCATCTATGATTGCATCTGTACTCCGCCGCTGCACAGTAATGCCAGCGTCCTTGACTTTGCCAAATACAAATGGGACTCCTGTGAG TCCTACAATGGCACACTGAGTGGCACCGATTGCGGCAGGCCACCCACCGAGAACGTCTTCCTTATGTCCGTGGTTCTGTGCTCCGGTACATTTATCTTCTCCACCGTTCTCAAGGAATTCAAGAACGCGCTGTTCTTCCCATCGATTGTGCGACAATACATAAGCGATTTCTCCGTTCTGATTGCCATCTTTGCCATGACCTTCTTTGACTACTCACTCGGCGTTCCCACACAGAAACTGGAGGTGCCTCACGAGCTGAAGCCCACGTTGAGCACACGCGGCTGGCTCATACCGCCGTTTAGCGAGAAGAATCCTTGGTGGTCGGCGATCATTGCGGTATTCCCAGCACTGCTGGGCACCATACTCATCTTTATGGATCAACAAATTACGGCCGTGATTGTCAATCGCAAGGAGAACAAGTTGAAGAAGGGCTGCGGCTATCACTTGGATCTGTTTGTGCTCTCCGGACTGATTGCAATCTGCAGCGTAATGGGTTTGCCCTG GTTCGTGGCGGCCACTGTGCTAAGCATCAATCATGTCAACTCGCTGAAACTGGAATCGGAGTGCAGTGCCCCTGGCGAGAAGCCGCAGTTCTTGGGAGTGCGCGAGCAGCGCGTGACTCACATCATGATCTTCCTGACCATCGGCGGTTCGGTGCTGTTGACACCGCTGCTCGGACACATACCAATGCCGGTGCTCTTTGGCGTCTTCTTGTACATGGGCGTGGCCTCGCTCAAGGGTCTGCAGTTCTTCGATCGTATTCTAATCATGTTCATGCCGGCCAAATATCAGCCGGACTACATGTTCCTGCGTCAG GTACCCATCAAGCGTGTGCATCTGTTTACCATTATACAGTTGGCCTGTCTGATTATCTTGTGGCTGATTAAGAGCTTCTCCCAGACCTCGATACTCTTCCCACTGATGTTGGTGGTTATGATTGGCATACGCAAGTCCTTGGACTTTGTGTTCACGCGACGTGAGTTGAAAATACTTGATGATATTATGCCAGAGATGACGAAACGTGCGGCCGCCGATGATCTGCATCAACTGGACGCTGAGGTGGGCTTTTGTCAGAAATATTTACCCTGTTTTGGTGGTCGCGGCAAGCGCGAACCAAAGGGCAGCCTCGATGGTGGCTTGGACGGCGGCAACAATGCCGTCGCTCTAATCAAGTGCAATACCTCAAATGCAAATGAGAAGGAGTTCGAGGCACAAAGTAGTTTGCTCAAAAAGTAA
- the Ndae1 gene encoding electroneutral sodium bicarbonate exchanger 1 isoform X13, with product MASKQTTTLGNLENFLVRCAIRDKVDASMPQQAQTQKAQLKHIHGNGRLPNVITTDSSRPWNMNSSSGDDEAPKDPRTGGEDFTQQFTENDFEVTPPAQRVQFILGEDVDDGSHVSHPLFSEMGMLVKEGDEIEWKETARWIKFEEDVEEGGNRWSKPHVATLSLHSLFELRGLLLNGSVMLDMEANNLELVADLVCDQMVSGGTLPASVKDKVKDALLRRHRHQHEYAKKSRLPIIRSLADMRNQSSSKKKKSNSKNLRPPQNLPMITEDMIKSPSSHSMARQTSGTELAEQQHKGNTHFMRKIPPGAEASNILVGEVDFLERTLSCFIRLSQAAVMGDLTEVPVPTRFIFILLGPPGSQSNFHEIGRAMATLMSDEIFHEVAYRARKRDHLLAGVDEFLDAVTVLPPGEWDPTIRIEPPAAIPSQEVRKRPPELPKEEIDEEEEEQRLREESGLSRTGRLFGGLINDIKRKAPWYWSDYRDALSMQCVASWIFLYFACLSPIITFGGLLSEATGKNMAAMESLVSGFVCGMGYGFFSGQPLTILGSTGPVLVFESIVYEFSMAQGWDYMTFRFWIGMWVAVICIVLTAIDASALVCYITRFTEENFATLIAVIFVYKAIENVFVIGKTFPVNQGIYDCICTPPLHSNASVLDFAKYKWDSCESYNGTLSGTDCGRPPTENVFLMSVVLCSGTFIFSTVLKEFKNALFFPSIVRQYISDFSVLIAIFAMTFFDYSLGVPTQKLEVPHELKPTLSTRGWLIPPFSEKNPWWSAIIAVFPALLGTILIFMDQQITAVIVNRKENKLKKGCGYHLDLFVLSGLIAICSVMGLPWFVAATVLSINHVNSLKLESECSAPGEKPQFLGVREQRVTHIMIFLTIGGSVLLTPLLGHIPMPVLFGVFLYMGVASLKGLQFFDRILIMFMPAKYQPDYMFLRQVPIKRVHLFTIIQLACLIILWLIKSFSQTSILFPLMLVVMIGIRKSLDFVFTRRELKILDDIMPEMTKRAAADDLHQLDAEVGFCQKYLPCFGGRGKREPKGSLDGGLDGGNNAVALIKCNTSNANEKEFEAQSSLLKK from the exons GATCCGCGCACCGGCGGCGAGGACTTTACCCAACAATTTACAGAAAACGATTTCGAGG TGACGCCGCCCGCACAACGTGTACAGTTTATATTGGGCGAGGATGTGGATGATGGTTCGCATGTGTCGCATCCTCTGTTCTCTGAGATGGGCATGCTGGTGAAGGAGGGCGATGAGATTGAGTGGAAGGAGACGGCACGCTGGATTAAGTTCGAGGAGGATGTGGAGGAGGGCGGCAATCGCTGGTCCAAACCGCATGTGGCCACGCTCTCGCTGCACTCGCTGTTTGAGCTGCGTGGTCTGCTCCTCAATGGCAGCGTCATGCTGGACATGGAGGCCAATAATCTGGAGCTGGTTGCCGATCTCGTCTGCGATCAAATGGTCAGCGGCGGCACGCTGCCCGCTAGCGTCAAGGACAAGGTAAAGGATGCGCTACTGCGCCGACATCGCCATCAGCACGAGTATGCAAAGAAGTCGCGATTGCCCATCATACGTTCCCTGGCGGACATGCGCAATCAGTCGTCATCAAAAA agaaaaaatcaaattccAAAAACTTGCGGCCTCCACAAAATCTGCCCATGATAACAGAGGACATGATTAAGAGTCCCAGCAGCCATTCGATGGCCAGACAGACCAGCGGCACAGAGCTGGCCGAGCAACAACACAAGGGCAATACGCATTTTATGCGCAAAATACCACCAGGAGCGGAGGCAAGCAACATTCTAGTGGGCGAGGTGGACTTCCTAGAGCGCACACTCTCCTGTTTCATACGTCTCAGCCAGGCGGCAGTCATGGGCGATCTCACCGAGGTGCCAGTGCCAACCAG ATTCATTTTTATACTACTGGGTCCGCCGGGCAGCCAGAGCAATTTCCATGAGATTGGACGTGCCATGGCCACGCTGATGTCGGACGAGATCTTCCATGAAGTTGCGTATAGAGCACGCAAGCGCGATCACTTGCTCGCTGGCGTGGATGAGTTTCTGGATGCGGTTACAGTATTACCACCCGGAGAATGGGATCCAACCATACGGATTGAGCCGCCGGCGGCTATACCATCGCAGGAGGTGCGTAAGCGACCGCCCGAGCTGCCCAAGGAGGAGAtcgacgaggaggaggaggagcaacGTTTGCGCGAAGAGTCGGGTCTCTCGCGTACGGGTCGCCTATTTGGCGGTCTGATCAATGATATTAAACGCAAGGCGCCCTGGTACTGGAGCGATTACCGTGATGCGCTGTCCATGCAGTGCGTAGCTTCGTGGATTTTCCTGTATTTCGCCTGCTTGTCCCCCATCATTACGTTTGGTGGCCTGCTGTCGGAGGCCACGGGCAAGAATATGGCGGCAATGGAGTCGCTGGTCTCCGGATTTGTTTGCGGCATGGGTTATGGCTTCTTTTCTGGTCAGCCATTAACAATTTTAGGTTCCACCGGTCCAGTGCTAGTCTTCGAGTCGATTGTCTATGAGTTCTCGATGGCTCAGGGTTGGGACTATATGACATTCCGCTTCTGGATCGGCATGTGGGTCGCCGTCATCTGTATCGTCCTGACCGCAATCGATGCCAGCGCGCTCGTCTGCTATATAACACGCTTCACCGAGGAGAACTTTGCCACCCTTATCGCGGTTATCTTTGTCTACAAGGCCATCGAGAATGTGTTTGTCATTGGCAAGACCTTCCCGGTCAATCAGGGCATCTATGATTGCATCTGTACTCCGCCGCTGCACAGTAATGCCAGCGTCCTTGACTTTGCCAAATACAAATGGGACTCCTGTGAG TCCTACAATGGCACACTGAGTGGCACCGATTGCGGCAGGCCACCCACCGAGAACGTCTTCCTTATGTCCGTGGTTCTGTGCTCCGGTACATTTATCTTCTCCACCGTTCTCAAGGAATTCAAGAACGCGCTGTTCTTCCCATCGATTGTGCGACAATACATAAGCGATTTCTCCGTTCTGATTGCCATCTTTGCCATGACCTTCTTTGACTACTCACTCGGCGTTCCCACACAGAAACTGGAGGTGCCTCACGAGCTGAAGCCCACGTTGAGCACACGCGGCTGGCTCATACCGCCGTTTAGCGAGAAGAATCCTTGGTGGTCGGCGATCATTGCGGTATTCCCAGCACTGCTGGGCACCATACTCATCTTTATGGATCAACAAATTACGGCCGTGATTGTCAATCGCAAGGAGAACAAGTTGAAGAAGGGCTGCGGCTATCACTTGGATCTGTTTGTGCTCTCCGGACTGATTGCAATCTGCAGCGTAATGGGTTTGCCCTG GTTCGTGGCGGCCACTGTGCTAAGCATCAATCATGTCAACTCGCTGAAACTGGAATCGGAGTGCAGTGCCCCTGGCGAGAAGCCGCAGTTCTTGGGAGTGCGCGAGCAGCGCGTGACTCACATCATGATCTTCCTGACCATCGGCGGTTCGGTGCTGTTGACACCGCTGCTCGGACACATACCAATGCCGGTGCTCTTTGGCGTCTTCTTGTACATGGGCGTGGCCTCGCTCAAGGGTCTGCAGTTCTTCGATCGTATTCTAATCATGTTCATGCCGGCCAAATATCAGCCGGACTACATGTTCCTGCGTCAG GTACCCATCAAGCGTGTGCATCTGTTTACCATTATACAGTTGGCCTGTCTGATTATCTTGTGGCTGATTAAGAGCTTCTCCCAGACCTCGATACTCTTCCCACTGATGTTGGTGGTTATGATTGGCATACGCAAGTCCTTGGACTTTGTGTTCACGCGACGTGAGTTGAAAATACTTGATGATATTATGCCAGAGATGACGAAACGTGCGGCCGCCGATGATCTGCATCAACTGGACGCTGAGGTGGGCTTTTGTCAGAAATATTTACCCTGTTTTGGTGGTCGCGGCAAGCGCGAACCAAAGGGCAGCCTCGATGGTGGCTTGGACGGCGGCAACAATGCCGTCGCTCTAATCAAGTGCAATACCTCAAATGCAAATGAGAAGGAGTTCGAGGCACAAAGTAGTTTGCTCAAAAAGTAA